Proteins encoded within one genomic window of Halodesulfovibrio sp.:
- a CDS encoding GAK system ATP-grasp enzyme, producing the protein MKIGIVGTPDGWSSEMLADTVADSTGYRLLIDMKEVRLDMQNRACWFKGTNLMTLDALIVKKVGAWYSPDLLDRLEILRFVHENGVPVFSNPSRIISVLNRLSCTTTLHLAGIPMPPTTITENIDEALNAVAEYKTAVFKPLYSSKGRGMIVVSHSDDARSIITEYANKYRMMYIQKAIDLEEDKDLGVVFIQGKYLTTYARCKNGSWNTTTASGGYYASHTPSMEVIELARKAQHPFKLDFTCVDVAITPEGPVVFEVSAFGGFKGILEARGINAAQLYVDAVMKELS; encoded by the coding sequence ATGAAAATAGGTATTGTGGGAACTCCAGACGGATGGTCTTCTGAAATGCTGGCTGACACTGTTGCGGACAGCACCGGATATCGCCTGCTTATTGATATGAAAGAGGTTCGTCTTGATATGCAGAACAGGGCATGCTGGTTTAAGGGAACAAACCTGATGACGCTTGATGCTCTTATCGTGAAAAAAGTCGGTGCATGGTATTCGCCTGATCTGCTGGATAGACTCGAGATACTCAGATTTGTACATGAAAACGGCGTACCTGTTTTCTCCAATCCATCCCGAATCATATCTGTGCTAAACAGACTCTCCTGCACGACTACTCTGCATCTTGCAGGAATTCCCATGCCCCCGACCACGATTACGGAAAATATAGATGAAGCACTCAATGCTGTTGCGGAATACAAAACGGCAGTATTCAAACCGCTCTATTCATCAAAAGGTCGCGGTATGATAGTAGTTTCCCATTCTGATGATGCCCGCAGCATTATTACAGAATACGCAAACAAATACCGTATGATGTACATTCAGAAAGCTATCGACCTTGAAGAAGATAAAGATTTAGGTGTAGTCTTTATCCAAGGCAAATATCTCACAACATATGCACGCTGCAAAAACGGGTCATGGAATACCACCACAGCTTCCGGCGGATACTATGCAAGCCACACTCCCTCCATGGAAGTTATTGAGCTAGCACGCAAGGCGCAACATCCGTTCAAACTGGACTTCACATGTGTTGATGTTGCCATTACTCCAGAAGGTCCTGTTGTCTTTGAAGTCTCTGCGTTCGGTGGATTTAAAGGAATCCTCGAAGCTCGCGGGATTAATGCCGCTCAGCTCTACGTTGATGCCGTTATGAAGGAGCTTTCATAA
- a CDS encoding PhoU domain-containing protein: MLMFQALHENFTFLLLEVQTQVQATQEFLLRPTRVLKQQIALRCDRTANMHTAVETKCYSELHSAQSLPQGQVNRIRALQNMAAHLHMISEFCVNITRQMRYLTTESKLTPEDFLPFFSDIIEALALIQPALDNGDLSKALLICRAENSLDEKYQEVFSDVVNKIDAGQGASGHITVIFIYRYLERIGDSLQRIGEALIFITVGSTFKVSQFNSLQETLSQSGFTGSMHDIDYKAILGSRSGCNIGVVETVSPFHESSRQGSIYKEGSLEKIKQEKENIERWNTIFPSLVPNIYGYHEGSDNAALLVELLQGCTFDEVILQGDTAIVENALSVLKTTVHTVWTTTKKSQKVPTNYIQQLANRLPPILQVHPTSVRDALSVGEFTTFSTEELLEQCSMLEKNLAAPFSVLIHGDFNMNNIVYNSQLQTIRFIDLYRSKNFDYVQDASVFLVSIFRLPVFNPRLRDRLNHVTEDFYHFASKFAVASNDTTFQARIAFALARSFYTSTRFELNRSFAKRMYLRAHFLMEKILHHNEAWEQFSLPEDILFY, from the coding sequence ATGCTCATGTTCCAAGCTCTGCATGAAAATTTTACTTTCCTCTTGCTAGAAGTGCAAACGCAAGTGCAAGCAACACAGGAGTTTTTGCTACGCCCTACCCGCGTGCTTAAACAGCAGATTGCACTTCGCTGTGACAGAACAGCAAACATGCACACTGCTGTGGAAACAAAATGTTACTCAGAACTGCATTCAGCCCAATCTCTGCCGCAGGGGCAGGTAAATCGAATTCGCGCTCTGCAAAACATGGCAGCCCACCTTCATATGATTTCTGAATTTTGCGTGAATATTACCCGACAAATGCGCTACCTGACCACCGAAAGCAAGCTTACCCCTGAAGACTTTCTCCCATTTTTTTCTGACATAATCGAAGCACTAGCTCTCATACAACCTGCGCTCGATAATGGAGACTTGTCAAAAGCGCTCCTAATTTGCCGCGCCGAAAATTCTCTTGATGAAAAGTATCAGGAAGTCTTTTCGGATGTTGTAAACAAAATTGATGCAGGACAAGGTGCATCCGGTCACATCACAGTCATTTTTATCTACCGCTACCTTGAGCGCATTGGTGATTCGCTTCAACGCATTGGCGAAGCACTCATTTTTATTACTGTCGGGAGCACGTTTAAAGTATCACAGTTCAATTCTCTGCAAGAGACTCTCTCACAATCCGGCTTTACAGGCTCTATGCACGATATCGATTACAAAGCTATTCTCGGCAGCCGTTCCGGTTGTAACATTGGCGTTGTAGAAACAGTTTCACCTTTTCACGAATCATCCCGGCAGGGTTCCATATATAAAGAAGGTTCGTTAGAAAAAATCAAACAAGAAAAAGAAAACATAGAGCGGTGGAACACTATTTTTCCTTCACTTGTCCCTAATATTTATGGCTATCACGAAGGCTCGGATAATGCCGCGCTGTTAGTCGAACTACTGCAAGGCTGCACATTTGATGAAGTGATTCTTCAAGGAGACACGGCTATTGTTGAAAACGCACTTTCGGTACTCAAAACAACTGTACATACAGTTTGGACAACGACAAAAAAATCTCAAAAAGTGCCAACAAACTATATTCAGCAGCTCGCAAATCGCCTTCCACCGATATTGCAAGTTCACCCAACTTCTGTGCGAGACGCACTTTCTGTAGGTGAATTCACAACGTTTTCTACTGAAGAATTATTAGAGCAGTGTTCGATGCTGGAAAAAAATCTTGCTGCACCATTTTCCGTGCTCATTCATGGCGACTTCAACATGAATAACATTGTATATAACAGCCAACTTCAGACCATACGGTTCATTGATTTGTACCGTTCTAAAAATTTTGATTATGTACAGGATGCATCTGTATTTTTAGTTTCCATTTTTCGACTGCCTGTATTTAATCCCCGCCTACGCGACAGGCTCAACCACGTTACGGAAGATTTCTACCACTTTGCCAGTAAGTTTGCCGTAGCGAGCAACGACACTACCTTTCAAGCTCGTATTGCATTTGCCCTCGCCCGCTCGTTTTACACATCCACTCGTTTTGAATTGAATAGAAGCTTTGCCAAACGCATGTACCTACGTGCGCACTTTCTTATGGAAAAAATCCTTCACCATAACGAGGCATGGGAACAATTCAGTCTTCCAGAAGACATTTTATTCTATTAA
- a CDS encoding amphi-Trp domain-containing protein, whose product MAEHKFAYESLQDTSSIVELLESITDGIKKGAITLASNEDSITLTPSGLLNFTIKARQKSGESKLELRIRWKKQMAEGYQKDSPLVIGSK is encoded by the coding sequence ATGGCTGAACATAAATTTGCATACGAGTCGCTGCAAGACACATCTTCAATTGTAGAATTATTGGAATCCATTACAGATGGAATTAAAAAAGGCGCTATTACGCTTGCCTCCAACGAAGACTCAATAACCCTTACTCCGTCAGGACTATTAAATTTCACTATTAAAGCCAGACAAAAAAGCGGTGAAAGCAAGCTTGAATTACGCATACGCTGGAAAAAACAAATGGCAGAAGGGTATCAAAAAGATTCGCCGCTCGTTATAGGAAGCAAGTAG